In Actinomycetota bacterium, a single genomic region encodes these proteins:
- a CDS encoding NADH-quinone oxidoreductase subunit J, producing the protein MNLLAAATSGNTGETATFWVCAILAVTGALGLVLSRKTVHSALFVALTMINLAILYVANEAPFLGLVQIIVYTGAVMMLFLFVLMIVGVDTSDSLVETIRGQRLAAIVAGLGLGILVVAGIGSALTGMTSVGLEEANAADGGNVQGIARLLFTDYLFAFELTSALLITAALGAVVLAHRERWAPKKTQRQLAEARFRSGEHPGALPNPGVYARHNAVDTPALLPDRTTSPLSVPVPLRARGDLRAVDADAVRETEQLAAGEPVVAAPDPAGPGETERS; encoded by the coding sequence GTGAACCTCCTGGCCGCTGCGACCTCAGGCAACACCGGCGAGACCGCCACCTTCTGGGTGTGCGCCATCCTGGCGGTGACCGGCGCGCTGGGACTGGTCCTGTCGCGCAAAACGGTGCACTCCGCGCTGTTCGTCGCCCTCACCATGATCAACCTGGCGATCCTGTACGTGGCCAACGAGGCGCCGTTCCTCGGCCTGGTCCAGATCATCGTCTACACCGGCGCCGTCATGATGCTGTTCCTGTTCGTTCTCATGATCGTCGGCGTGGACACCTCGGATTCGCTGGTCGAGACGATCCGCGGTCAGCGCCTGGCCGCCATCGTGGCGGGGCTCGGCCTCGGGATCCTCGTGGTGGCCGGGATCGGTAGCGCGCTGACGGGGATGACGTCGGTCGGGCTGGAGGAGGCGAACGCGGCCGACGGCGGCAACGTCCAGGGCATCGCCCGGTTGCTGTTCACCGACTATCTGTTCGCGTTCGAACTCACCTCCGCGCTGCTGATCACCGCAGCGCTCGGCGCCGTGGTGCTGGCGCACCGCGAGCGCTGGGCGCCGAAGAAGACCCAGCGCCAGCTGGCCGAGGCCCGGTTCCGCTCCGGCGAGCACCCGGGCGCGCTGCCCAACCCCGGGGTGTACGCGCGGCACAACGCGGTGGACACCCCGGCACTGCTGCCGGACCGCACGACCTCGCCGCTGTCGGTGCCGGTCCCGTTGCGGGCCCGCGGCGACCTGCGTGCCGTCGACGCCGACGCCGT
- the nuoI gene encoding NADH-quinone oxidoreductase subunit NuoI, with amino-acid sequence MADLLPPMVRGFGVTFRTMFKKVVTEQYPEERDVFPPKPRFHGRHQLNRHPDGLEKCVGCELCAWACPADAIYVEGADNTDGGRFSPGERYGRVYQINYLRCILCGLCIEACPTRALTMSNEYELADDSRAKLIYEKGDLLAPLLPGMVAPPHAMVAGTSETDYYQGKVTAATPAQVAEAAAVAEQADTVTATEAGR; translated from the coding sequence GTGGCTGACCTGCTGCCCCCGATGGTCCGGGGCTTCGGCGTGACGTTCCGGACGATGTTCAAGAAGGTCGTGACCGAGCAGTACCCCGAGGAGCGGGACGTGTTCCCGCCCAAGCCCCGGTTCCACGGTCGCCACCAACTGAACCGTCACCCGGACGGGCTGGAGAAGTGCGTCGGCTGCGAGCTGTGCGCCTGGGCGTGTCCGGCTGACGCGATCTACGTCGAAGGCGCCGACAACACCGACGGCGGCCGGTTCTCGCCCGGCGAGCGGTACGGCCGCGTCTACCAGATCAATTACCTGCGCTGCATCCTGTGCGGGCTGTGCATCGAGGCGTGCCCCACCCGGGCGCTGACGATGAGCAATGAGTACGAACTCGCCGACGACAGCCGCGCCAAACTCATCTACGAGAAGGGCGATCTGCTGGCCCCGCTGCTGCCGGGCATGGTCGCCCCGCCGCACGCGATGGTGGCCGGGACGTCGGAGACGGACTACTACCAGGGCAAGGTCACCGCCGCGACGCCCGCGCAGGTCGCCGAGGCAGCGGCAGTCGCCGAGCAGGCCGACACCGTGACGGCCACCGAGGCCGGCCGGTGA
- the nuoH gene encoding NADH-quinone oxidoreductase subunit NuoH, translating into MSLFGIDPWWLVILKVLGIFVLLVLLTLFTIWWERKVVARMQHRIGPNRVGPFGLLQSLMDGIKLALKEEIVPRTAHLAVYWLAPVISATTAFLAFAVIPLGPEVSIFGTVTPLQLTDFPQSVLYVLAVASIGIYGIVLSGWASGSTYPLLGGLRSSAQMISYEIAMGLSFVAVFLYANSMSTSEIVAAQQPTWYAVILLPSFLIYVTSMVGETNRAPFDLPEAEGELVGGFHTEYSSLKFALFFLAEYINMVTVSALATTLFLGGWRAPWPLSLYEGFNTGWWPLLWFLVKVLLFIFGFIWLRGTLPRLRYDQFMQFGWKLLIPAAIVWVLLIATARALRNEYEWDTRQFVILAAIALIAVVVVLYAVSLLLDRRSERAARQAELAARAPFDPMAGGYPVPPMPGQQVPVSRRARPPVTVAAAPAGTDHDEEEHGG; encoded by the coding sequence GTGAGCCTTTTCGGGATCGACCCGTGGTGGTTGGTCATCCTCAAGGTTCTGGGGATCTTCGTCCTGCTGGTGCTGCTGACGCTGTTCACCATCTGGTGGGAACGCAAGGTCGTGGCCCGGATGCAGCACCGGATCGGCCCGAACCGGGTGGGCCCGTTCGGGTTGCTGCAATCCCTCATGGACGGGATCAAACTCGCCCTAAAGGAAGAGATCGTCCCGCGCACGGCGCACCTGGCGGTCTACTGGCTCGCACCGGTCATCTCGGCGACCACGGCGTTCCTTGCCTTCGCGGTGATCCCGCTCGGCCCCGAGGTGTCGATCTTCGGCACGGTCACGCCGTTGCAACTGACCGACTTCCCCCAGTCGGTGCTGTACGTGCTCGCGGTCGCCTCGATCGGGATCTACGGCATCGTGTTGTCCGGGTGGGCATCCGGTTCGACGTACCCGCTGCTCGGCGGGCTGCGGTCCAGCGCGCAGATGATCTCGTACGAGATCGCGATGGGCCTGTCGTTCGTCGCGGTATTCCTTTACGCGAACTCGATGTCGACCTCGGAGATCGTTGCCGCCCAGCAGCCGACCTGGTACGCGGTGATCCTGTTGCCGTCGTTCCTGATCTACGTCACGTCGATGGTGGGGGAGACCAACCGGGCGCCCTTCGACCTTCCGGAGGCCGAAGGGGAACTGGTCGGGGGCTTCCACACCGAGTACTCGTCGCTGAAGTTCGCGCTGTTCTTCCTTGCCGAGTACATCAACATGGTCACCGTCTCCGCGCTGGCCACGACGCTGTTCCTCGGCGGCTGGCGGGCGCCGTGGCCGCTGTCGCTGTACGAGGGCTTCAACACCGGCTGGTGGCCGTTGTTGTGGTTCCTCGTCAAGGTGTTGCTGTTCATCTTCGGCTTCATCTGGTTGCGCGGCACGTTGCCGCGGCTGCGCTACGACCAGTTCATGCAGTTCGGCTGGAAGCTGCTCATCCCCGCCGCGATCGTGTGGGTGCTGCTCATCGCCACGGCCCGCGCGCTGCGCAACGAATACGAATGGGACACCCGGCAGTTCGTCATCCTGGCGGCCATCGCGCTGATCGCGGTCGTGGTCGTGCTGTACGCCGTCTCGCTGCTGCTGGATCGCCGTAGCGAACGTGCGGCACGTCAGGCGGAGCTGGCGGCCCGCGCCCCGTTCGATCCCATGGCAGGCGGCTACCCTGTCCCGCCGATGCCCGGCCAGCAGGTCCCGGTGAGCCGGCGTGCCCGGCCGCCGGTGACGGTGGCGGCGGCGCCGGCGGGGACCGACCACGACGAGGAGGAGCACGGTGGCTGA